One window of the Thermomicrobiales bacterium genome contains the following:
- a CDS encoding LPXTG cell wall anchor domain-containing protein — translation MRWHANTPRWLAIALALTVALLLGGSATAAGPHSAGIVVRHGDGTLVYVWVSFEEDSITSEELLTRSGLDAVVTPFGGLGMAVCSLDGEGCPSDNCFCKSFSNPAYFWHFYTSRNGSWVQELSGPSGREVHDGDVDGWSWTAGDAGLPAVTLDEIAALNGVRSPPAASPVEASATTAAAATTQPQPAASPTVRAIVIPPGGTPATRVVAPETDTKGTSWPIFAGMAAAAIVAGGLVIVRRRKPRGP, via the coding sequence GTGCGCTGGCACGCTAACACTCCACGATGGCTGGCGATCGCGCTAGCCCTGACTGTCGCGCTGCTGCTGGGCGGCAGCGCGACGGCTGCCGGGCCACACAGCGCCGGCATCGTCGTGCGCCACGGCGACGGGACACTGGTCTATGTCTGGGTTTCGTTCGAGGAAGACTCGATCACCAGCGAGGAGCTACTCACCCGGTCCGGGCTGGACGCCGTTGTGACGCCGTTCGGCGGGCTCGGCATGGCGGTCTGTTCCCTGGACGGCGAGGGGTGCCCGTCCGACAACTGCTTCTGCAAGTCATTCTCGAACCCGGCCTATTTCTGGCACTTCTACACATCGCGCAATGGCTCCTGGGTCCAGGAGCTCAGCGGGCCATCCGGCCGCGAGGTCCACGACGGCGATGTCGACGGCTGGTCGTGGACGGCGGGCGACGCCGGCCTGCCGGCAGTGACGCTCGACGAGATCGCCGCGCTCAACGGTGTCCGCTCACCACCCGCCGCGTCCCCGGTTGAAGCAAGCGCCACGACGGCGGCAGCAGCTACGACACAGCCTCAGCCGGCCGCGTCGCCGACTGTCCGCGCGATCGTCATTCCACCCGGCGGCACGCCCGCCACGCGAGTTGTCGCGCCGGAGACCGACACCAAGGGGACGAGTTGGCCAATCTTCGCCGGGATGGCGGCGGCGGCCATCGTCGCTGGCGGGCTCGTGATCGTCCGCCGCCGGAAACCGCGCGGGCCATGA